Proteins found in one Amphiura filiformis chromosome 14, Afil_fr2py, whole genome shotgun sequence genomic segment:
- the LOC140169464 gene encoding uncharacterized protein, with the protein MGADKGKCTVVQTKDNYEQKVNEMLSDQNTYEKLSKDPTPRYKRKLVDIMKRLKSEDKIDEGQYRLLYPTAENTPRLYCTTKIHKTGNPIHPIVYYTGSIGYQTSKALAEILAPLVGTSEHHVVNSKSLAEEMMGICIDDGDIFNSHDVVSLFTNTPIEKCLDIIKERLENDKTLKDRTKLNTEDIIELLQFILTTTYFSFRGQIFRQIFGAAMGSPVSAIVANLFMEWLEKEAIMTAPLDCKPKYWRRYVDDVLEIIH; encoded by the coding sequence ATGGGTGCTGACAAAGGGAAGTGCACTGTAGTTCAGACCAAAGATAATTATGAACAGAAGGTTAATGAGATGCTCAGTGACCAAAACACCTATGAAAAACTGAGCAAAGATCCCACGCCTAGGTACAAAAGAAAGTTGGTAGACATCATGAAAAGGCTCAAATCGGAGGATAAGATCGACGAAGGTCAATACAGATTGTTATACCCCACAGCTGAAAACACCCCCCGGCTCTACTGCACCACCAAAATTCATAAAACGGGGAATCCGATCCACCCCATAGTTTACTATACAGGTTCAATTGGCTATCAGACCTCTAAAGCATTAGCTGAAATTCTCGCTCCATTAGTCGGCACCTCGGAACACCACGTGGTTAATTCGAAGTCCCTAGCGGAGGAGATGATGGGGATATGCATCGACGATGGTGATATTTTTAATTCACATGATGTCGTTTCCCTATTCACCAACACTCCCATAGAAAAATGTCTTGACATCATCAAGGAACGGCTAGAAAATGACAAAACACTCAAAGACAGAACAAAACTAAATACGGAAGACATCATCGAGCTCTTACAATTTATCCTCACAACCACATATTTCAGCTTTCGTGGACAAATCTTTCGCCAGATTTTCGGTGCAGCCATGGGAAGTCCGGTCAGCGCAATCGTGGCTAATCTTTTCATGGAGTGGTTAGAGAAAGAGGCCATAATGACAGCACCACTAGATTGTAAGCCAAAGTACTGGAGGAGATACGTTGACGATGTTTTAGAGATCATTCATTAA